One window from the genome of Cucumis melo cultivar AY chromosome 12, USDA_Cmelo_AY_1.0, whole genome shotgun sequence encodes:
- the LOC107991647 gene encoding uncharacterized mitochondrial protein AtMg00810-like — MDKTMFIKKSGKELLVAQVYIDDIIFGGQPHSIIASFIEQMKIKFEMSMVGEISFFFGFQILQCKSGIFISQEKYARNLIKKFDLEKAKIKRTHAATQLKVSKDSTGEEVDDSLYCSIIGSLLLWYSFDTTPILAGYCNADWVGCARYRKSTSDGCFFLGYNLIAWFSKKQNCISLSTTEAEYIAVGSSCTQLLWMKQMLSEYDISQDTMILLSMEIPLSEGKNAWVLQSSIHNKALNSDRALTLRQRLIEGQTRWGAVTKVPREFCFTDCYWKWLKLVVD, encoded by the exons ATGGACAAGACTATGTTTATCAAAAAGTCAGGAAAAGAACTCCTAGTTGCTCAAGTGTATATTGATGACATCATCTTTGGGGGCCAACCTCACTCGATTATAGCTTCATTCATAGAACAAATGAAGATTAAATTTGAAATGAGTATGGTGGGTGAAATATCCTTCTTCTTTGGATTTCAAATTCTTCAATGTAAGTCTGGGATCTTCATCTCACAAGAAAAGTATGCAAGAAACCTAATAAAGAAGTTTGATTTGGAAAAGGCTAAGATAAAACGAACTCATGCTGCAACCCAACTTAAAGTCTCCAAGGATAGCACTGGAGAAGAAGTTGATGATAGCCTATACTGCAGCATTATAGGAAGCCTACT ACTCTGGTACTCCTTCGACACAACACCTATATTAGCAGGATATTGCAATGCAGATTGGGTTGGATGTGCTAGATATCGTAAGAGTACCTCTGATGGCTGCTTCTTCCTCGGTTACAACCTCATTGCTTGGTtcagtaagaaacaaaattgcATCTCTCTTTCTACAACTGAGGCTGAATATATAGCTGTTGGGAGTAGCTGTACTCAACTTCTATGGATGAAACAAATGCTCTCAGAATATGACATATCTCAAGATACTATGATCTT ATTATCTATGGAAATACCTTTGTCTGAGGGGAAAAACGCATGGGTCTTACAGTCTTCTATCCATAACAAGGCTCTTAATTCTGACAGAGCTCTTACTCTCAGACAACGTTTAATTGAAGGCCAAACACGTTGGGGAGCTGTGACTAAGGTCCCTAGGGAGTTCTGCTTTACTGACTGCTATTGGAAGTGGCTAAAGCTTGTAGTTGATTGA